DNA sequence from the Nitrospirae bacterium CG2_30_53_67 genome:
GTGATCCGGGTTGGTGAAAAAATATCATCTATCATCATAGAACACGCTCGAGGGTAGGAGCCTTTGGAAACAAAAGAGATGAAGATCAATATGGGACCCCAGCACCCCAGTACGCATGGGGTCTTGAGGCTGGTGCTCGACGTGGACGGGGAAAGGGTCGTCAAGGCCGAGCCCAAGGTCGGCTATCTGCACCGCGGTATTGAGAAGCTCGGTGAGAACGGATCTTTCCAGCAGGTGATCACCCATATTGACCGCCTGGACTATATCTCGGCCATCACCAATGAGTTCGCCTACTGCCGGACTGTGGAGAAACTGCTCGGGATCACCATTCCTGAACGCGCGGAATATATCCGGACCATTGTGGCCGAGATGCAGAGGCTCTCGTCCCATCTCCTTTGGCTGGCCACCCACGCCCTGGATATCGGGGCCATGACCGTCTTCCTCTATACCTTCCGTGAAAGAGAGACCATCCTCGACCTGTTTGAGGAACTGACCGGCGCGAGGCTGAACAACAACTATATGCGGATCGGCGGGGTCAGCCGTGATCTCTCTTCGTTTTTTATCGAAACCCTGTACAAGTTCTGCGATGAATTTCCCGGCCGGATCAAGGAATACGACACCCTGATTCGGGAGAACCGGATATGGATCGGACGGACCAAGGGCGTGGCCGCGATCTCGGCCGAAGAGGCGGTGAATTACGGGCTCTCCGGGCCTTCGCTCCGAGGCTCCGGGGTCAACTGGGATATTCGGAAGGCCGAGCCTTACGGCGCCTATGACAAGGTCGACTGGGTCGTCCCCCTCGGAGAGAACGGGGACGTCTATGACCGGTATTGGATCCGGGTCGAGGAGATGCATCAGAGCGCTAACATCATCCGTCAATGCCTGGACCGGATCCCAAGCGGTCCGATCCTGGTGGATGACCCCAAGATCGTTCCCCCCTCCAAGGAGAAAATAAACGCTGAGATCGAATCCCTGATCCATCATTTCAAGTTGATGACCGAGGGGTTTAAGGCGCCGGAGGGGGAGGTCTACTGCGCCACTGAGGTCCCCAAAGGAGAACTGGGTTTTTATATCGTGAGTGACGGGTCATCCAGGCCATACCGCATGAAGATCCGGGCCCCTTCCTTTGTCAATCTGGGGGCATTCAACCGTCTGGTCAGCGGTGGGTTCATCGCCGACGTCATTGCCGTGATCGGGACCATTGATATCGTGCTGGGGGAATGCGACCGATAACACGGGCAAGGGAATTTCAAATCTCAAATTTCAAATTTGAGATATAGAAAACAGAAAACAGGAATGGGAAACGAAGCATTGGTGAACACGGCCTTCTCGGAAGAAACCCTCAAGCGGATTGAAGAGGTCATGACGCGCTATCCCACGCGGCAGGCCGCGGCGCTGCCGGTTCTCTACCTCGCGCAAAAGGAATTCGGCTACATCAACGAAGAGGCGCTTTCCGCCGCGGCCCTCGCCCTTCACATTTCCAGGGCCGAGGTCTACGGCCTGGCCACCTACTACTCCATGTTCAGCACCGGGCCGATGGGCCGGAACGTGATCCACCTCTGCGACAACCTGGCCTGCACCCTGCTCGGCGCCGAGTCTCTCCGATCCTATCTTGAGAGGAAGCTTGGGATCAAGATGGGGGAGACCACGCCGGACGGCCGGTTCACCTTGAAAAATGCAGAGTGCCTGGGCGCCTGCGGGCAGGCCCCGGTCATGCTGGTAAATGACGATTTTTATGAGGCCTTAACAGAAAGCACGATTGACGAGGTGCTGGAGAAATACCTATAAATGGAAACCATCCTTTTGAACCGCATACACCTCGAAAACTCCCGTTCCATCTCCGTCTATATGGCGCATGAAGGCTATGAGGCGCTGAAAAAGGCCCTGTCCATGCCTCCCGCAGAGGTCGTCAATGAGGTCAAGCGCGCAAATCTCCGGGGACGGGGCGGAGCGGGGTTTCCCGCGGCCATGAAATGGGGATTCGCGGCTGCGGACCCGAAGAAACCCAAATACCTTCTGTGCAATGCCGACGAAGGGGAGCCCGGTACCTGTAAGGACCGGCAGATTATGGAAGGGGACCCGCATGAACTGATCGAGGGGATGATCATCGCCGGGTATGCCTTCGGCGCCGAATACGGCTATATCTACCTCCGGGCCGAGTATCCCCGGCTGGGGGGGATCCTCGATCAGGCGATCTCCGAGGCAGAGGAAAAAGGTTTCCTGGGAAAAGACATCTGTCATTCAGGGTTTAATTTTACGATCCGGGTCCACCGCGGGGCCGGGGCCTACATCTGCGGGGAGGAGACCGCCCTGATCGAGTCCCTGGAAGGGAAGCGCGGCCAGTCCCGCATCAAACCCCCCTTCCCGGTCAATGTGGGCGCCTTCGGGCTCCCCACGGTAATCAACAATGTGGAAACCCTGGCCAATGTTCCCCACATCATACTCAAAGGGGGGGACTGGTTCGCCGGTATCGGCCCGGCCAAATGTCCGGGAACAAGAATCATCTCTCTTTCCGGTCATGTGAACCGTCCGGGGTATTACGAACTCCCCATGGGCGTAAGCTTCCGTGAGGTGATTTATGAACACGGCGGCGGCATCCGGGACGGAAAGGAGCTCAAGGCCTTCATCCCCGGGGGGGCGTCCTCGCCCTGCCTGACCCCCAATCATCTCAACGTGGGCATGGATTACGACTCCGTATCCGCGGCCGGGAGCATGCTCGGCTCTTCCGCGCTCATGGTCATGGACCAGGATACCTGCATGGTCAAAGTGGCCGGACGTCTGATGAGGTTTTTTGTCCATGAATCCTGCGGGAGATGCACCCCGTGCCGTGAAGGAACCGACTGGCTCCTCAGTATCCTGGACCGGATCGAGGCCGGAGGGGGCAAGGAAGGAGACATCGAACTCCTGCGCGACATCTGCGACAACATCGCAGGAAAGACCTTCTGCCCCCTGGGGGAGGGAGCGCTCGGACCTGTGCGGGGCACGCT
Encoded proteins:
- a CDS encoding NADH dehydrogenase (Catalyzes the transfer of electrons from NADH to quinone) — protein: MKINMGPQHPSTHGVLRLVLDVDGERVVKAEPKVGYLHRGIEKLGENGSFQQVITHIDRLDYISAITNEFAYCRTVEKLLGITIPERAEYIRTIVAEMQRLSSHLLWLATHALDIGAMTVFLYTFRERETILDLFEELTGARLNNNYMRIGGVSRDLSSFFIETLYKFCDEFPGRIKEYDTLIRENRIWIGRTKGVAAISAEEAVNYGLSGPSLRGSGVNWDIRKAEPYGAYDKVDWVVPLGENGDVYDRYWIRVEEMHQSANIIRQCLDRIPSGPILVDDPKIVPPSKEKINAEIESLIHHFKLMTEGFKAPEGEVYCATEVPKGELGFYIVSDGSSRPYRMKIRAPSFVNLGAFNRLVSGGFIADVIAVIGTIDIVLGECDR
- a CDS encoding NADH oxidoreductase (quinone) subunit F; this encodes METILLNRIHLENSRSISVYMAHEGYEALKKALSMPPAEVVNEVKRANLRGRGGAGFPAAMKWGFAAADPKKPKYLLCNADEGEPGTCKDRQIMEGDPHELIEGMIIAGYAFGAEYGYIYLRAEYPRLGGILDQAISEAEEKGFLGKDICHSGFNFTIRVHRGAGAYICGEETALIESLEGKRGQSRIKPPFPVNVGAFGLPTVINNVETLANVPHIILKGGDWFAGIGPAKCPGTRIISLSGHVNRPGYYELPMGVSFREVIYEHGGGIRDGKELKAFIPGGASSPCLTPNHLNVGMDYDSVSAAGSMLGSSALMVMDQDTCMVKVAGRLMRFFVHESCGRCTPCREGTDWLLSILDRIEAGGGKEGDIELLRDICDNIAGKTFCPLGEGALGPVRGTLKYFEEEYREHIRIKGCTLKI